AGGGTCTGGAACTGGTCAGTCAGGGACTGCAGGGTCGCTGAAACAGAGACAGGCATTAGCAGGTGCTCCGGACCCGGGGACAGAGAACCCTGTGCTCCTGTCCCCTTGGAGAACTGCCTAGTCCTGCAACCTGAAACCCAcgccccccctcccagcccctatCCAAAGAGCCCTGCGACTGACCCACTCACCCACCAGCTGAATTAAATATGGATGTGTCGTATAGGGGAACAAAACGTGCCAGTAGTTCTCAAGTTCTGGGTCAACTCGGAACCATTCAGAGCTTGTCGGACAAATACACACTGTCCAAGCCACACCAAAGAGCAGTTAAAGGGAAAATCAATGAGGCATCTCTAAACGTCCAAAGAGAGAGATTCTCTGGGACTCATGGTGGTCGGCAAACTGTGCACCCAGGTAGGCGACTTTCCCATTGGTGCACACACCTAGCTGTACacgcaaagcaggctccagggtcaaGCCTGCTAGGTTCCCCTTCCAATGGGAATCTTGGTCCCTGTGGGGCTGCCTGCACCTGCAGCCCATCGCGGGTCCTGCACTGAGACACACCCCCCAtgcccccctctgcctctgccctgaccCAGCCCCAGTTAGAGGTTCCTCATACCAAGCTGCTCTTTCAGGTTGTCAACTTCTCTCTGCAGCAGGAGACACTAGGCCCACAaacatgggagagagagaaaagcatattAGTATACCCTGGCCTCTCTCCTcatcctccccctctcctgcgaGCACCACACACCAAGGCCCAGTGGCTAGACTGGCACAGGACCCTCAGTGGAAAGGAGGCGCCTTCCCTCTGTGGGGAGCAGAATGGGAGGGGGGTACATATGTCAGTTTAACCTGGACACGGATCCCACCAGGTAGTTGGGGCCTGCGTTTCTAGGAGCCAGAGCAAGCATTACCCGAGGACAGCCCTGTGCTCCAGGTGGTTGCTAATGCCTTTCCGGTCTTGGGGGGTGGACAAGCGCTTCCTGGTCATCTGAGAGGGAAAGAACACAAAATCCAGCTTCCAAGGCTCCCAGTGAGGTGGAAAGGGCTTCGTGGGGTCTAACGTGAGGCAACACCACCCTCTGCTGGCAACAAGTTGCCCCTGCTCTGCCAGCAGCTCCACTCTTCTCCCTGGGCGTGCCTCTCCTGTCTCCCAGGGCCAGCGCATCCTTGATGGTGGTCCCCAAGGCCGGTGGCTCTGAGCTGGACTCTCCCAGAGCTGCAGCCACAGCCAGCCACTGGGAAGAGCAGCACGGCCAAATACGACTTCGTGGAACAAGGCTCTGTTCTGCTGAAAGTCTATGTCCAGGGTTGGGGTTTGGGGGTGTCCACGAACCACCCCTGCCACACAAACCCCACGCAGAGGATGATGTGGCTTAAGGCCGGTCCTGTCGACACCCTGTTTCCCATGGGAGAAGCTGCCTGggtcagagaggaggcagggaacaAAGCTGAGCCTCCACCCTCCGCAGAGccacaggcagaggcagaggcagaggcggCCCTCCTGATCCCGTCTCCCCTGCACTCCTGTGCAACCTGCAACACTCACCCGAGGGTGTGGGCTCTCTGGGCATGACGTCTCCCTGGCTCGGAGCCAAGGGCTGTGAGCTTTCCTGAAACTGGGGGGCTCTGGGGTTGAGGTCACCATGACTGCTTGCCTCATGATGCATGAACGGACAAGACGGCTCTGGCCTGTGTGCTGAAAGctgctaaaagaaaaatttctcacTCATTTGGACTTGggatgttttgtgttttgtggggGTGTAGTAGGTGTacacgggtgtgtgtgtgcgcgcgcacgcgtgttTAGGGGCTGGGGTGAGGCAGGGCGTAGGGAAGGGAATTCAGAAGCTGATCTGGCTAGTTAGTGCTTTCTCCCTCAGTCAGCCCCAGGTCAGGAGGCAGCGCTGAGCTAGGGAGAAGAGGGGGCCACCGACAGGGCCCAGGCTCCCTGCATGGAAGGCTTGGGGACCAGCTACAAAGTAGGAATCAGGAAGCCCAGGAGTCTCAAGACTGAAGCTTTGCAGTCCAAACTTTCAAGGGGCAGGGGCTCCCCGATCCAAATCAACTACCAGCCCTCCCTTCCATCCCAGACCCTCTCAGGAAACGTACCCAGGTCCAGAATGGTGCCCAGCACACATGGAGCGCTACCTTCATGTCTGCCCTTGTGCAAATGACCGGGTCCAGCATCCCGgtgacctggggggggggggcgcccaaTGGCAGCCCCTGAGGGATGGCCAGAGGGAGCGTGGGTCAAGAAGTGCTGGTCAAGGAGGGGAAGGGCGAGGGCCAGAGGAGGAGCACAGCTTACTCACCTTTGGGACAGCGTCTCTGTTTGAGTCATTGTCTTCTCTGGCCACCATCGGCTCCGCCTTCTGAGTCCTCCTGGCGACAGATTTCTTCCCGGCAGGGGTGTGCTTGGACTGTTTGGTTCCCGGAGGGACCAAGGAATACCTCTTGGACCTCCCAAGCAGCGGAACACCAGTTACTGGGGGGAAGGCGGCTGGTTCCAGGGGTGCCACGGAGACTCTCTGCCCCCAGGAAGGGAACATTCTCCCCAGGGCAACATTTGAGGTCCCCCGTGGGGATTTCTTCTCCTGGGCCACCTTTTTCTTAGGGGTGGCCCGGGCAGGCCGCCAGCAGCAGCAGATCTTGGGTAGCTGGGCCtgttcccccccttccccctgacCACGCTCTGCATTTTCCTAGAGGAGGAGATGTCCAGCTCTCCAACGGCCTGACTCTCCACAACCGAAGTGACTCCTCGGGGAGCGGAGGACGGGAAAGAGCCAAGCATGTGGAGGAAATTCTCCCTGACATGGAATTTCGAGTGTCTGGGTGTGTCCCAGGGATCCTCGGGGCTGTTGGGCTTGAGTTGGCCTCCTCCTTTGGCGTAAATGCTCACCCTCATCAGCTGTATCTCACTAAACTCATCTGCTGGCTCGCTGTCGGAAAGCAGCTCGCTTTCGGCGGGCTTTCGGCGGAGGGCCGCTGGCGATCCACCACGGCGATGTTCGACCTGCTCTTCGTGCTTCTTTTCGGGTTCGCCCAGGCCGGGCTTCCCTCAGGCCCACCGAGACGGAGAAGGGCGGCGGCAGGCGGCTGCGACTCTCTGCGGCTAAGGGCAAGCGCGCCTCTCCCTTGGGGCCCTGCCTCCAGGCCCGCCTCCACGACGCAGCCGTCTGGGTACGGGTTTCTCCGCACGCCCAGGCCATCCTGGTTGGTCAGCTGCTGCACGATGGCTGCCACGGCCTCGTCCGCAAGGTGGGACGCGCAGTCCAGGGCGTCCCCCGTGTGGTCGGTCGGGGAGCCGGGGCGGCCTTCTAGGTCCCAGAACACTGGCCCTCCCGTTTCCGTCACTTCCTGCTCGGACTCGAAGCCCTCGGGGTCTGGGACCCCGCCCTCGTCCTCACCGCTGGGTGGCGCCCCAGATCCACACCTAGTCCCTGTGGGCCCCGCGGGGCTCCGGGGCTGGCAGGGCGGACGCCGGTCtgctccccgccctcctccccgaAACCCGCTCCACAGCTGGACACCTCATCGGGGGCGCTCATGCCGCGAGGCTCGGCAGCCCAGGTTCAGGGAAGACGGTCACCCTGGCCCCGGCGCCACAGGCAAGATGGCAGAGGCACGAGGCGAGCGACGAGTCCTCCAGGCAACGCAGGCAATTACCACAGACCGCGCACCAGGCCGCACAAGACCTCAAACGCCGCGCGGCTTGCACACGCATTCGACGCCCGTGCCACGGCCTCCTCATTGGTCTGTCCCCCGCCAACCAGCGCGCGCTCCTCGAGGCCCTGGCCAATGGGGTGGAGCGCCTTTGGtctccgccctcccccccccccccccccccccgccccaagcagGTCCGGGTGTTGGGTCTCTCGGGTGTGGCGGCCGGTTGGTAGGCCCTGTTGTCCGGGCTCTTCTGGGCCCGCCTCCTACTTTCCAGTTGGGAGTCACGGCTTCTGGCCTCTGTCCGCCCGTGCACAGAGTGGGTTGTGATGGCACCTGTCTCCGGGGTTGGGGATGACCTGTCGGGACGGAGGTAAAGCACCTGCGGAGAAAGGATTTGCCGGCCTCTGTCCCACGGCCGCGCTCAGAACCTGATAGGACAATGGGCACGGGAAGCCCACAGTCAGTGATCATGGGACCTGTGGCATATTCCCCCGCGAAGGGCCGGAGAGCAAATGTGGTCCTATTTACGGGCCGCAGCGTCTCTGTTGCATCCGCTTGACCTCGGTGGGTGATGACATTGGTCCCTGGATGTGTGCTCAGGGAACTTTCTTGGCAGGCGGGTTTGGCGCAAAGGCTGGACTTGGCCCCCTGACCCCGACCCTTCTCCACTCCGAGgcaattcaaagaagaaatctcaatgGCCAGTGCACACGCCAAAAGACGCTCACCATCACAAATCCTGGAGATGCGAACTAAAACCGCGAATCAGTGTTCACAGACCAGACTTGAAAGAGTCAAAGAGCTGAACCATTCCAAGGGTGAGAGAGGTTCTGAGTAGAGCCCTTGCTTTTGCCCACTGCTGGGTGGGGGGtcgggtggaggagggggcagcgGCGCAGAAGAGCCCTTTGGGAGGGTAAATTGGCAGAATCAGTGCCAACCAACTTATACAACAGGTACCACATGCCTGGCTCTGTTGTAAGCACTGTACTTAACTAGTGACACATTGTCGAGACAATCCTAGGGTTGAGGTACCCACTAGTAGTACCGCCCTATTATGGGTGAGCAAACGGGCACTGAAAGGCTCAGCCACTGGTGCAAGGTCATTTGTTTTGTCGGGATCCGCGGCAGGATCGAAACTTGTAGTTTGGCCCCGGAGTCCTTGCTCTGAGCTCTGAGTGGAGAATCTTAAAAGAGAAGAGACGCCCATTCCCCCTGTGACCCAGCAAGTCCACTGCCACCTACATCTTCTGGGGACGCTCTCGTTCGTGTAATGGACAAGGAAGGATACGTGCACAGGAATGTTGGTGATGGGGAAAACTGGGAACACTCTGAATTCCCATCAGTAAGGGGGAAGTGGATGCAAGCAACTGATGTTCAGCGCATCTGGTAGACTGAACCACGCTAGTCAAAAGGAACACGTGAGGCCGTGTTCACACATTTCAAAGCATCCTCGTGACTGAACACAGTAATTTGGAGATCACTGGAGCTGGACACACATTTGTAAGTagtcaaatgaaaatttaaaacggAACCAGTCCTATGTTGAGAGTGCACATAGGTGTCAGTACAAGTATGGTGAAAGTTCTGGAGCATGCACAACTAACACCtaacagtggtggtggtggttggggtgggGCGCCAGTTGTCTCTCCAATTGCTCTACAGCTACCGGTTCCCAGCTTCTCTGAGCTGAGCAGTCCCAATATCTGGGGAGTGGTCCCTCCCTTGATTTCTGTGAGGTGCTCCAGTGTTAGAAGTTCCCTTGCTTGCCACCCAACCCCTACTCCAGGAGCCCTGGATTCCTTCCatactttccttcctctctttcccactcttaATGCTCTGTCTGGCCCTCGCCTCTCCTGCCTACATCCTACTCTGGCTGATCCTCAGGAGGGGCCTGAGGTACCTCAACACCTCTTGCCTGTGTAATTGCAAAGGCCAGGTTTTGCTGGGTCTGCACCTGAGAAGCCTACCGTGCTGGGAAAGGTTACAGAGCAGGGGGGATTGGGCGTACTGTAAATCTGCAGTCAGCCTCCTCAAGCATGCCCCCAATATCCCTACGTGTGTGTGTGGAAAACGCCCTCTCCCACTTCTCCCAGTGGCTCTTAAAGTCATGCTGTGCAATCTGGATGCTGTGCAAAATGGATCACGAAGGAGACAGCAGAATCTCCTCTACCCACCACCCTCTTCGGAAATGTTACCAATGGATTCAGTCGAAGACTCCGTTGGCCCTCTTGCCATTTCCATTCCCTtcatccttctccctctcccccacagaCAGAATCCTAGCGCCTTTCCACACCTTCACCACTCTCTTCATCACTGGGGTTCTCCTACCTCCTCTTCTGTTGCATCCTAAAGGTCTCCAGTGGTGTCCATAATTGCTGCTAACTCCCTTCCTTCAACCTCACTAGGATCCCATATTGGTTTTGACTTACTGTTCTGGCCTGGGCTGGGGACCAGTGTCAGAGGATCCACCTGGCCTTCCTGACCATGATAGTTTCTTGCCCCACAGACAGACCAATGCCCCAACGTGGGGGTTTTTGCTCCAACTGCCGAATGTATCAATCGTCAACTTGTGGACTAGAGAAGTGACCACTGCGTTGGCCCAGGGATCCAGTCGGCTTTCCATGACTGGATCTCTATCCCAACTCCTTTTATTACCAGGGTCTCCTAAGTCCCACTCTAGCCAGGCCTCATGGTGACACTTTGGGGCTCCAGTATCAATGTCACCTCGGACCCTGGGTCCAATAGTCCTAGAAATGTCTGGgtatttctctttccccagtGCACTGTCACTTGAGAAATGGCAGTCATTCTCTGTAGGGAAGGCCGGTGGCATCATCATAGTATGTATATACTCATCACCTTGTTTCTTGACCCTTCCTCCTCAGGACTCCTCCACCTCTTGAGTCAGTGGGGCTGGTCTCAAAATTGGCTCAGGACCAGGAACTGAGCAAGAAATTGTAACTTTTTACTGGGACGACCACCCCCTTTCTCTTGCACCCTTGCCTTTGTCTGGCTGTAGCTGCCCCGAGGGAGCCAGGCTGTCTGAACCATCCTCTCAGCTCCCTGCCAGTCAAAGCACTCTTGACTGCCCCCCTGACCTTGCCGGTTGTTACAGGAAAGGTAGTCTCCTGAGGTCTCTTGATTGAGAGTTACTCTCTGCTCTCTATTACATCAGAATTCCATCACTCTCATGGATGGTAATGAGCTCGGGCCAGGACCACTTGCTGCCATCACCTGCATCGGCCTGCAGAGGGCAGCAACCACTGAACTTTGGTGAATGGTGGGTCCACTGGGCCCTCTCATGGAACTTAATGGTTAGGCCATGTGACTGGCCTCACCTTTTCTATCCGTTCCAGCTCGCCTGCATCATTCAGCCTTGTTGTTCCTTCCTCTACCCTCTGCTAGTCCAAGGCAGGCACTTCCACTTCTCAGTGCGGGCCACCACCTTCTTGGAGCTTTTGAGGGCCACTCTGGTGGTGAATCTATCTACTCCATCTCCTGGAGCCCCTGCCAGTGGGTTAAACCCCGTGGTATGAGAAAGTGCCCCTACTCAGCAAAACCTGATTATCCAGTCTTCTATTCCTGTCCTCTTGATCCAGCACCCTCAAAATCCAATCCTAGGGATATCCCCCTGCTCCTGCCAGTACAGACTGTCTATTTCTTGCAACTCCCTTGGTGTATAGTTTCTTTATGGAGAAAAGATCAGGGCTTCCACTGGGACGGGCACCTGTGGCTTTGGCAGGGAGCAGACTCTGCAGCATCTATCAGCACAGGGCACATGCTGGGTCTTGCTAGGGAAGGAAGGGCCACCCTGAAAGCCCTGAGACCTCAGGGGGTGGGGCCCTGGAACAAAGGAATCAAATGGTATATTAGAACACAtctatctaggggcgcctgggtggctcagtcggttgagcgtccgacttcggctcgggtcatgatctcaaggttcctgggttcgagccccatgtcgggctctgtgctgacagctcagagcctggagcctgtttcggattctgtgtctccctctctctctgaccctcccctgttcatgctctgtctctctctgtctcaaaagtaaataaacgttaaaaaaaattaataaaaaaagaaagaacacatctATCCAACACAGAAGACGGTAGCCACAGAGAAATGGAGGCACAAAAAGATATGAGAAATGTATAACACTCGTAGCAAAATAACATCTGCAAACCAACCCATATTATGAACGCATGAATCCCTTTAATCACAAGGTAGAGAGTGTCAATCCAGTAGAAGAAACGGATGGATTCAACTACCTGCTTTTGACAGGGGATATCCTTCCAATAATGGCATAAACCCGCTGAGAGTGAGAGCACAGTGGATGATAGTGTGCCATTGTGGCCAtaataacaagagacaaagttgacttttaagacagagagtgTTCCTAGAGACAAAAGTGGACATTTCGTAACGACAGAAGGATCCACTGATGTGGGAGACATAATGATTTCAAACTTCTACGCACATAGGTACGGAGCCTCAAAATACCTACGACAGAACTTGACAAAGTTGATGGAAGAATTAGACCATGTAATGTTAATATCTGGGGGTTTTAATACTCTGTCTCATCCACTGATAGAAGGACTGGACAGAAAATTCGCAAGGATACAGAAGATCTGAACAGCAGCCTCTGTTACCCTGAACAGCAGCCTCTGTTACCCTGAACTGACATCTATGAAACACTCTGTTCAACAACAtttgaatacacattcttttcaagcccACATAATCATTTTCAAAGATAGAACATACCGAGGGCCATGAAACTCATCTCAACAACTTGGAAGGGGCCTAGATTGTGCAAGGATTTAGCCCTCTGGTGGTATAGGTGTGTGAGAGACTGTGATACCACCTGAAAAACCCTTCAAGGAAAGTAATGCTCTTAGGAAACAGCCAACTCTCAGGTGAGCAAGACAATTAGGGGGGAACATCTGGAGATGTTGAGgatatttggattctttctcaTCACTCACCTGTCTTCACTCTTACCTGATGCCTTTGCTTCCCATTTCCCTGAGAATATAGGGCAACCGGCAAAAAACTTCCCTCCTTTCTCATAAGTGTTTTTCTCCAGTTGGCATCACTCGTATCAACGTACAGTcctgtcctttctccctccttaAAAAACCCTCTTCTAATCCCACCTTCCATTCGAGTTACCCCACATCTCTCTGCTCAGCCTTATAGAAAAACTCCTTCTAAAAAGTTGTGTGTACTCACTGTATCAAATTCCTGTCCTCCCATTCACACTTCCTCTCTTTTTCACATTTCACAAAGTGTTATTGAATGCTTATCATGTGCGAGGCACTGTTCCAAGACCTGGAACACTACATACACTACAGTGAATGCGACTAAAGGAACATACATTTCTGTCATAGACTTATCACCAGTATTTTCTAAATCTTCAAAtgtcttcattcctttgttctgCAAGTGCACGTTCCCTAACCATGTTCCAGTCTTTATTGGTTACTCAGGGTGCTAGGGTGCTATATTGATCTAGAACATTCCCTTGCTAGGCCCCCAGTTGGGATCTGGTGCCTATTGggacccactttttttttttttttagtgtactACAATAATTCTGATAGGACACATCAGATAGGCACATGATTTCTTTTGAGACTTTGCGTGAGCAAAGTTTGCTTTTATGTCAGACTTAACTGATACCTCGATGTGTAAATCTGAGGCTGAAATTTCCCACCAAGGATTTTTCAGGCATTGatccactgttttttttaacttccaatGTCAATTTGGAGAAGCCTGCCATTATTTTGAATGCTTTATTTGTCCCAAGCCTTTTCAGGGATAAATTTGTGTATTCTTCACCACAACAGGATATAAAATAGCTTCATTATACATAAAGTCTCCCTCATTATGCTCTTTGTATTCACACTGTCTCCCCCATCCCAGACCTTTGATAACCAGGGATGTGTTTcccattcatatatttttacctTTCCAGAATTGTATACAAACATAATGATACAATATGTAATtgtttgagtctggcttctttccttcagCATCATGTATCTGTGATTCACCCAAATTGTGCATATATTGATTTTACTTTCCTTTATATTGGCTATGTAGTGTTCCAGTGCATGGATGAAGCAGAggttgtttttccattcatctcttgaAGAACATCTTGATTTATTTAAGTTTGGGGTGATTATGTATAAGATTGCTATGTCCATTGTTGccaattttttttggtaaatgtaaaATTTCACTTTCTAGGGAAAACATCCatgagtgggattgctgggtgtTATGGTCACTCCATGTTTACCTTTATAACAAACTGGCAAACTGCTTCActgagtggctgtaccattttgcattccctgCATCAATAGCTTAGCTTTTCATTAACTTCAactcctcaccagcacttggttTTGTCAGTATGTTTTAATCCAGCTATTCTGATAGGTATgcagtggcatctcattgtggttttaattagcattttcctaatggctaataacatgttttcatgtgctcatCTGCTATTCTTATATCCTCTTTTTGAAGTGTCTGTcaagtgttttgcccatttcttaattaagctgttcattttcttattgttgcgttttatgagttctttgtgTATCTGGATCGTAGTTGGATATGTAATTGACAAATATttctaagtacttttttttttttttactctctttacagggtctttctcagaataaaagtttttaattctgatggAGTCATTTTAACACTCGTTCCTTAATATTTCTGACATGTTTTTGGTGTTATGTCTCAGAATTCTGCATGTATCCCAGGTCATGAAGAaactttcttatgttttctttcataggTATTATagctttatcttttatatttacatatatgatcTATTTTAAGATAAGTTTTGTATAAGATGTGAGTTAGAGgcacatattcttttttctttgcacatGGATACCTAAAGAGTGCAATGCCACTTTTGAAAAGACTGTGCCTTATCCAGTGAATTTGTTTTGTACTTTTGTCCAAATCAGTTGGTAGTATTTGTGCGGGTGCATTTCTGGAgcctctattctgttctattgatttatatgtctatCTCTTCACTAATATCACATTGTTTTAAGTATTGTAGCAttatattgagtttttaaaaattttatttattgtttattttttattagttaacatacaatgcaatattggtttcagaagtagaattcagtgaatcattacttacatacaacacccactgctcatcacagcaagtgccctccttcatacccatcacccaccttgcccatctcctacccacctccctccatcaaccctcagtttgttctctatcattaagagtctcttatggtttgtttccctttcttctcttccccccttttcccctatgttcatctgttttgttttctaaatttcatatatgagtgaaattgtatgatatttgtgtttctctgattgacttattttgctgagcataatacattctagctccatctacgtcattgcaaatggcaagatttcattcttttgatggctgagtaatattccatttcatatatataccacatctttatgcaatcatcagttgatggacatttgggtgccctccattgtttggctattgataatgctgctataaacattggggtgcatgtactcctTCAATTCTGTGTTTTTGTAATCTTGGATGAATACCCAATAGTGCAATCGCTGGATCATAGtgtatagttctatttttagttttttgaggaacctccacactgttgtccagagtggctacaccagtttgcattcccaccagcagtgtaagagggtttccctttctctgcatcccctccaacacttgttaattttagcagtTCTGACAGGCatgtggtggtatctcatcgtggttttgatatgtatttccctgatgatgagtggtgctgagcatctcttcatgtgtctgttagccatctggatgtcttctttggaagaatgtctattgtgttgagtttagtaagttctttatagattttggttactaaccccTGATTAGATATGTctttggcaaatatcttctcccattcttcaggctgccttttagttttgttgattgtttcctttgctgtgcagaaactttatCTTGAAGAAGTCCtgatagttcatgtttgctttcatttcccttg
This region of Felis catus isolate Fca126 chromosome X, F.catus_Fca126_mat1.0, whole genome shotgun sequence genomic DNA includes:
- the LOC101080873 gene encoding LOW QUALITY PROTEIN: uncharacterized protein CXorf49 homolog (The sequence of the model RefSeq protein was modified relative to this genomic sequence to represent the inferred CDS: inserted 2 bases in 2 codons; deleted 2 bases in 1 codon), coding for MSAPDEVSSCGAGFGEEGGEQTGVRPASPGAPRGPQGLGVDLGXPPSGEDEGGVPDPEGFESEQEVTETGGPVFWDLEGRPGSPTDHTGDALDCASHLADEAVAAIVQQLTNQDGLGVRRNPYPDGCVVEAGLEAGPQGRGALALSRRESQPPAAALLRLGGPEGSPAWANPKRSTKSRSNIAVVDRQRPSAESPPKASLSDSEPADEFSEIQLMRVSIYAKGGGQLKPNSPEDPWDTPRHSKFHVRENFLHMLGSFPSSAPRGVTSVVESQAVGELDISSSRKMQSVVRGKGGNRPSYPRSAAAGGLPXATPKKKVAQEKKSPRGTSNVALGRMFPSWGQRVSVAPLEPAAFPPVTGVPLLGRSKRYSLVPPGTKQSKHTPAGKKSVARRTQKAEPMVAREDNDSNRDAVPKGLPLGAPPPQVTGMLDPVICTRADMKVALHVCWAPFWTWQLSAHRPEPSCPFMHHEASSHGDLNPRAPQFQESSQPLAPSQGDVMPREPTPSDDQEALVHPPRPERH